The Streptomyces europaeiscabiei genome window below encodes:
- a CDS encoding 1,4-dihydroxy-6-naphthoate synthase: MSRATTPAGTGALRMAYSPCPNDTFVFDAWAHGRVPGAPALDVTFADIDITNGMAERGDLDVLKVSYAVLPYVLDEYALLPCGGALGRGCGPLVLTREPGTDLTGRTVAVPSERSTAYLLFRLWAADTLPGGVGRIVVMPFHEIMPAVRDGRVDAGLVIHEARFTYRNYGLHKLADMGEHWEDTTGLPIPLGAIIAKRSLGAKTLTGLAETIRASVRAAWDDPAASRPYVLEHAQEMDPAVADQHIGLYVNEFTADLGEDGYAAVRGLLTRAAAEGLVPPLGPDALVFP; the protein is encoded by the coding sequence ATGAGCCGCGCGACCACCCCCGCCGGGACCGGCGCACTGCGGATGGCGTACTCGCCCTGCCCCAACGACACCTTCGTCTTCGACGCCTGGGCCCACGGCCGGGTCCCCGGCGCGCCCGCGCTCGACGTGACGTTCGCGGACATCGACATCACCAACGGCATGGCCGAACGCGGCGACCTCGACGTGCTGAAGGTGTCGTACGCCGTCCTGCCGTACGTCCTGGACGAGTACGCGCTGCTGCCCTGCGGCGGGGCGCTCGGCCGGGGCTGCGGCCCGCTGGTGCTGACGCGGGAGCCGGGCACGGACCTCACCGGCCGTACGGTGGCCGTGCCGAGCGAGCGGTCGACCGCGTATCTCCTCTTCCGCCTCTGGGCGGCGGACACCCTGCCCGGTGGAGTCGGCAGAATCGTCGTGATGCCGTTCCACGAGATCATGCCGGCCGTACGGGACGGCAGGGTCGACGCCGGACTCGTCATCCACGAAGCCCGCTTCACCTACCGGAACTACGGCCTCCACAAGCTCGCCGACATGGGCGAGCACTGGGAGGACACGACGGGGCTGCCGATCCCGCTGGGCGCGATCATCGCGAAGCGCTCGCTGGGCGCAAAGACGCTGACCGGGCTCGCTGAGACGATCCGCGCCTCCGTCCGCGCGGCCTGGGACGACCCCGCGGCTTCCCGCCCGTACGTCCTCGAACACGCCCAGGAGATGGACCCGGCCGTCGCCGACCAGCACATCGGTCTGTACGTCAACGAGTTCACGGCCGACCTCGGCGAGGACGGCTACGCGGCGGTCAGGGGCCTGCTCACACGCGCGGCGGCCGAGGGACTGGTACCGCCCCTCGGCCCGGACGCGCTCGTATTTCCTTAG
- a CDS encoding cold-shock protein, producing the protein MPTGKVKWFNSEKGFGFLSRDDGGDVFVHSSVLPAGVDTLKPGQKVEFGVVAGQRGDQALSVTVLEPAPSVAAAQRKKPDELASIVQDLTTLLENITPMLERGRYPDRAAGGKIAGLLRAVADQLDV; encoded by the coding sequence TTGCCGACTGGCAAGGTCAAATGGTTCAACAGTGAGAAGGGCTTCGGCTTTCTCTCCCGCGACGACGGCGGTGACGTCTTCGTCCACTCCTCCGTACTGCCCGCCGGTGTCGACACCTTGAAGCCGGGCCAGAAGGTCGAGTTCGGGGTCGTCGCCGGTCAGCGCGGCGACCAGGCCCTCTCCGTGACGGTCCTGGAGCCGGCCCCCTCGGTCGCCGCCGCCCAGCGCAAGAAGCCCGACGAACTGGCCTCGATCGTGCAGGATCTGACGACGCTGCTGGAGAACATCACGCCGATGCTGGAGCGGGGCCGCTATCCCGACCGTGCCGCGGGCGGGAAGATCGCAGGTCTTCTCCGCGCCGTGGCCGACCAGTTGGACGTGTAA
- a CDS encoding helix-turn-helix domain-containing protein, with product MSPAPGPIGRGPAGPTTRCSAVQSGLRTPRTLFRRIFRRKFFFTVMVAFAELERDMIVEPTRAGLDAAKAQGRTGGRPTAITEDEPTVAKAGTAEGESVSAIAEALGVSRATLYRPIGRPRTLPPPL from the coding sequence TTGTCACCCGCCCCCGGACCAATAGGCCGGGGACCGGCGGGTCCGACGACCCGCTGTAGTGCTGTCCAGAGCGGTTTGCGCACACCGAGAACACTTTTCAGACGCATTTTCCGACGCAAGTTCTTCTTTACGGTGATGGTCGCCTTTGCTGAGCTTGAGCGAGACATGATCGTTGAGCCGACCCGTGCTGGTCTGGACGCTGCCAAGGCTCAGGGCCGTACCGGTGGACGTCCCACTGCCATCACTGAGGACGAGCCGACTGTCGCCAAGGCTGGTACGGCCGAGGGTGAAAGCGTCTCCGCCATTGCCGAGGCTCTCGGAGTCTCCCGCGCCACTCTCTACCGCCCCATCGGCCGGCCCCGCACGCTTCCCCCACCTCTCTGA
- a CDS encoding HAD family hydrolase: MNFRALTVGFDLDMTLIDSRPGIHACYEALAARTGTYIDADLTITRLGPPLAEELAHWFPAAEIPAMADLYRQMYPAIAIAATPAMPGAPEAIAAVRAAGGRAIVITAKYEPNARLHLEHLGMEPDELVGDLWAEAKAAALREHGASVYVGDHTGDVRGARTAQAYAVAVATGPCDERELSEAGADVVLTDLTAFPAWLDTHRRTRSR, encoded by the coding sequence ATGAACTTTCGCGCACTGACCGTCGGATTCGATCTCGACATGACGTTGATCGACTCGCGGCCCGGGATCCATGCCTGTTACGAGGCGCTGGCGGCGCGGACGGGGACGTACATCGACGCCGATCTGACGATCACCCGGCTGGGGCCGCCGCTCGCGGAGGAGTTGGCGCACTGGTTCCCGGCGGCGGAGATCCCGGCGATGGCGGACCTCTACCGGCAGATGTATCCGGCGATCGCGATCGCCGCGACCCCCGCGATGCCGGGTGCGCCGGAGGCGATAGCGGCGGTCCGGGCGGCCGGTGGGCGGGCGATCGTGATCACCGCCAAGTACGAGCCCAACGCCAGGCTGCACCTGGAGCACCTCGGCATGGAGCCCGACGAACTCGTCGGTGACCTGTGGGCGGAGGCCAAGGCGGCTGCGCTGCGCGAGCACGGCGCGAGCGTGTACGTCGGCGACCACACCGGCGACGTACGCGGCGCCCGCACGGCACAGGCGTACGCGGTCGCCGTGGCCACGGGCCCCTGCGACGAGCGGGAGCTGAGCGAGGCCGGCGCCGACGTCGTCCTCACGGACCTGACCGCGTTCCCGGCGTGGCTCGACACCCACCGGCGGACGCGCTCCCGGTAG
- a CDS encoding helicase C-terminal domain-containing protein produces the protein MSTEEHIPTEAAPAGGAPRSLAEALRGRDDRSLAVLLRARPDLITPVPTDLTQLATRAGTRASVVRALERLDRFALQTAQALAVAADPASYAELASLLAGDEGDPAVATALPHALGSLRDQALVWGPDDRLRLVRTARELLAPSPQHPSPTGLGPTVAEATAGMSPGRVQEIVAEAGLASTHDSVSAVTGLSGLFTDRRRMATLLASAPPESLDVLTRLVWGPPYGQVTAKPAAHLRWLLDRGLLLPTAPGTVVIPREVALHLRAGRAHREVQPVPPPVEATAAHRPQVVDATAAGQAYTALATMEELLKDWDEGGPGVLRAGGLSVRDLKRTAVALDLPEPAAAFWVELAYAAGLLASDGEADERYAATPAYDEWLELPAAERWARLVTAWLTATRTPGVIGERDAKDRTLSALGPGLDRSAAPEVRHRVLALLAGLPEGTSATPDSVLARLHWERPTRGAQQSSPPQQPPAAHAQSAQPSRQGEDLRARIARWTLSEAESLGVTGRGALSSHGRELLGFPHEAAATADLPETPGDKLPAHHVPLPHPSAPAPSSSPDSVAEQAAAASRAARLLAPLLPEPLDHVLLQADLTAVAPGPLKRPLADTLGVLADVESKGGATVYRFTPGSVRRALDAGRSASDLHDFLTAHSRTPVPQPLAYLIDDVARRHGHLRIGAASAYVRCDDDGMLSEILADKRSQGLGLRRLAPTVLAAQADPATLLDGLRAMGFAPAAESAEGDVLITRAHAHRTPPRTAPEPVPDGPPAPDDTLLGAAIRAIRAGDLATTTPRRTTPGDPAPSGALPRTGSAETLATMQAAVLTGEALWIGYVNAEGSASQRVIAPVRVEGGFVTAYDHTADEVRTFPLHRITGVAELADDPS, from the coding sequence ATGAGCACCGAGGAGCACATCCCCACGGAGGCGGCGCCTGCCGGTGGGGCCCCCCGTTCGCTGGCGGAGGCGCTGCGCGGGCGGGACGACCGTTCGCTCGCCGTGCTGCTCCGGGCACGGCCGGACCTCATCACCCCCGTGCCGACGGACCTGACCCAGCTGGCGACCCGGGCCGGGACACGCGCGTCGGTCGTGCGGGCTCTGGAGCGCCTGGACCGGTTCGCCCTGCAGACGGCGCAGGCCCTGGCCGTGGCGGCCGACCCGGCGTCGTACGCCGAACTCGCGTCCCTGCTGGCCGGCGACGAGGGGGACCCCGCCGTCGCCACCGCGCTGCCCCACGCGCTCGGCTCCCTGCGCGACCAGGCCCTCGTGTGGGGCCCCGACGACCGCCTCCGCCTCGTCCGCACGGCCCGTGAGCTGCTCGCCCCCTCGCCGCAGCATCCCTCCCCCACCGGTCTCGGCCCGACCGTCGCGGAGGCCACGGCGGGCATGTCGCCGGGGCGGGTGCAGGAGATCGTGGCGGAGGCCGGTCTGGCGAGCACCCACGACTCGGTGTCGGCCGTCACCGGTCTCAGCGGGCTCTTCACCGACCGTCGCCGCATGGCCACGCTCCTCGCCTCCGCGCCCCCCGAGTCCCTCGACGTCCTGACCCGCCTGGTGTGGGGTCCGCCGTACGGCCAGGTCACCGCGAAACCGGCGGCCCATCTGCGGTGGCTGCTGGACCGGGGCCTGCTCCTGCCGACCGCCCCCGGCACGGTCGTCATCCCCCGCGAGGTCGCCCTGCATCTGCGGGCGGGCCGGGCGCACCGGGAGGTCCAGCCGGTACCGCCGCCCGTCGAGGCGACGGCCGCACACCGTCCACAGGTTGTGGACGCGACGGCGGCCGGCCAGGCGTACACCGCGCTGGCGACCATGGAGGAGCTGCTGAAGGACTGGGACGAGGGCGGGCCGGGCGTCCTGCGCGCGGGCGGGCTCAGCGTGCGGGACCTGAAACGGACCGCCGTGGCCCTCGACCTGCCCGAACCCGCCGCCGCGTTCTGGGTCGAACTCGCCTACGCCGCCGGGCTGCTGGCCTCGGACGGCGAGGCCGACGAACGGTACGCCGCCACCCCCGCGTACGACGAGTGGCTGGAGCTGCCCGCCGCCGAGCGCTGGGCGCGGCTCGTCACGGCCTGGCTGACGGCGACCCGTACGCCGGGCGTGATCGGTGAACGGGACGCCAAGGACCGTACGTTGTCGGCGCTGGGCCCGGGGCTGGACCGGTCGGCCGCGCCCGAGGTGCGCCACCGGGTCCTCGCGCTGCTCGCCGGGCTCCCCGAGGGCACCTCGGCCACCCCCGACTCCGTACTGGCCCGCCTCCACTGGGAACGCCCCACCCGCGGCGCCCAGCAGTCCTCACCGCCCCAGCAGCCACCCGCAGCGCACGCGCAGTCCGCGCAGCCGTCCCGTCAGGGCGAGGACCTGCGCGCCCGGATCGCCCGGTGGACGCTCTCCGAGGCCGAGTCGCTCGGCGTCACCGGGCGCGGCGCGCTGTCCTCGCACGGCCGCGAGCTCCTCGGCTTCCCTCACGAGGCCGCGGCCACCGCCGACCTGCCGGAGACCCCCGGCGACAAGCTCCCCGCCCATCACGTGCCCCTGCCGCACCCTTCCGCACCCGCCCCTTCCTCCTCCCCCGACTCCGTCGCCGAGCAGGCCGCGGCCGCCTCCCGGGCCGCGCGGCTGCTCGCGCCGCTGCTGCCCGAGCCGCTGGACCACGTGCTGCTGCAGGCGGACCTGACGGCCGTCGCGCCCGGCCCGCTGAAGCGGCCGCTGGCCGACACGCTGGGCGTCCTGGCGGACGTGGAGTCGAAGGGTGGCGCGACGGTGTACCGGTTCACGCCGGGGTCGGTACGCCGGGCGCTGGACGCGGGCAGGAGCGCGTCCGACCTGCACGACTTCCTGACCGCCCACTCCCGTACGCCGGTCCCGCAGCCGCTCGCGTATCTGATCGACGACGTGGCCAGGCGCCACGGCCATCTGCGGATCGGCGCGGCGTCGGCGTACGTGCGCTGCGACGACGACGGGATGCTCAGCGAGATCCTCGCCGACAAGCGGTCACAGGGGCTCGGGCTGCGGCGTCTGGCGCCCACCGTCCTCGCCGCGCAGGCGGACCCGGCGACCCTGCTCGACGGGCTGCGGGCGATGGGTTTCGCGCCGGCCGCCGAGTCCGCGGAGGGCGACGTCCTGATCACCCGGGCCCACGCCCACCGCACCCCGCCCCGCACGGCCCCGGAGCCCGTTCCGGACGGCCCTCCGGCGCCGGACGACACGCTGCTGGGCGCCGCGATCCGCGCCATCCGCGCCGGTGACCTCGCCACCACCACACCCCGCAGGACGACGCCCGGGGATCCGGCCCCGTCCGGTGCCCTGCCCCGCACCGGCTCCGCCGAGACCCTCGCGACGATGCAGGCCGCGGTCCTCACCGGCGAGGCCCTGTGGATCGGCTACGTCAACGCCGAGGGCTCCGCCAGCCAGCGCGTCATCGCCCCGGTCCGGGTCGAGGGCGGCTTCGTGACGGCGTACGACCACACGGCGGACGAGGTACGGACGTTCCCGCTGCACCGGATCACGGGCGTCGCGGAACTCGCGGACGACCCGTCCTGA
- the istB gene encoding IS21-like element helper ATPase IstB, whose product MQPLTPADPADPVIPSASPQGTTLGYALFATRWLQAPLYFGLVAAQGVYVYKFFNELWTLIVRCVSGSATETYVMLAVLKLVDVVMIANLLIMTIVGGYETFVSRIGLQGHRDQPEWLSHVNSNVLKVKLATAIVGISSVHLLQMFVDVHHTSHHALLWGTVIHMAFIASAVLLAYMSGPMLREDKGHGSHHGPPDDPRPPRASWTPTEPTNEPNEPNEPNEPNEPREPVEPTGPAHPTAPDRPHGPAAAPFPVRAPLPIPAQATSYENYTIHEARRPPHGAEAGLGVEGRVRAAGFPARKLLEEFDAGHPRSFDRRLLARLGTLDFVAAGRNVVFVGAPGTGKTHLAIGLGVRACQAGHRVLFATATEWAARLAGARAEGRLAEELSALDACPLLIVDEVGYLPFDTDTARLVFQLIAHRYERASLIVTSDRPLGRWEEIFGGAAPAMVDRLAHHAEIVRLEGDSYRLRRTTSAG is encoded by the coding sequence GTGCAGCCACTCACCCCGGCCGACCCCGCCGATCCGGTCATCCCGTCCGCCTCCCCGCAGGGCACCACGCTCGGCTACGCCCTGTTCGCCACCCGCTGGCTCCAGGCGCCGCTGTACTTCGGTCTGGTCGCGGCACAGGGGGTGTACGTCTACAAGTTCTTCAACGAGCTGTGGACGTTAATCGTCCGGTGCGTGAGCGGGAGCGCCACCGAGACGTACGTGATGCTCGCCGTGCTCAAGCTGGTCGACGTCGTCATGATCGCCAACCTGTTGATCATGACGATCGTCGGCGGCTACGAGACCTTCGTCTCCCGCATCGGTCTCCAGGGCCACCGTGACCAGCCCGAATGGCTCTCGCACGTCAATTCCAACGTGCTGAAGGTGAAGCTTGCCACCGCCATCGTGGGCATCTCCTCCGTCCACCTGCTCCAGATGTTCGTGGACGTCCACCACACCTCGCACCACGCGCTGCTGTGGGGCACGGTGATCCACATGGCGTTCATCGCCTCGGCGGTGCTCCTGGCGTACATGTCGGGACCGATGCTGCGCGAGGACAAGGGGCACGGTTCCCACCACGGCCCGCCCGACGACCCGAGGCCACCGAGGGCCTCGTGGACGCCGACGGAACCCACGAACGAACCGAACGAACCGAACGAACCGAACGAACCGAACGAACCGAGGGAACCGGTGGAACCGACAGGACCGGCCCATCCGACGGCACCGGACCGGCCGCACGGGCCCGCTGCCGCCCCCTTTCCCGTTCGTGCGCCGCTGCCGATCCCGGCCCAGGCGACCTCGTACGAGAACTACACGATCCACGAGGCCCGGCGCCCGCCGCACGGGGCCGAGGCCGGGCTCGGGGTCGAGGGGCGGGTGCGGGCGGCCGGGTTCCCGGCGCGGAAGCTGCTGGAGGAGTTCGACGCGGGCCACCCGCGCTCCTTCGACCGGCGGCTGCTGGCACGGCTCGGAACGCTGGACTTCGTGGCCGCCGGACGGAACGTGGTGTTCGTCGGCGCCCCCGGCACCGGCAAGACGCATCTGGCGATCGGGCTCGGCGTACGGGCCTGCCAGGCCGGGCACCGGGTGCTGTTCGCGACCGCCACGGAGTGGGCCGCGCGGCTGGCCGGGGCGCGGGCCGAGGGCAGGCTGGCCGAGGAGCTGTCCGCGCTCGACGCCTGCCCCCTGCTGATCGTCGACGAGGTCGGCTACCTCCCCTTCGACACGGACACCGCTCGGCTCGTCTTCCAGCTGATCGCGCACCGCTACGAGCGGGCCTCGCTGATCGTGACCAGCGACCGCCCGCTCGGCCGCTGGGAGGAGATCTTCGGCGGGGCCGCCCCGGCGATGGTCGACCGCCTCGCGCACCACGCCGAGATCGTCCGCCTCGAAGGGGACAGCTACCGGCTGCGCCGCACTACTTCAGCAGGCTGA
- a CDS encoding DNA repair helicase XPB: MNGPLIVQSDKTLLLEVGHELADECRRVIAPFAELERAPEHIHTYRVTPLGLWNARAAGHDAEQVVDALVQYSRYPVPHALLVDVAETMDRYGRLTLSKHPVHGLVLTTTDRPVLEEILRSKRVAPLVGTRIDPDTVAVHPSERGQIKQTLLRLGWPAEDLAGYVDGEAHPIELAEDGWALRPYQKQAVENFWHGGSGVVVLPCGAGKTLVGAGSMAQAKSTTLILVTNTVSARQWKHELVKRTSLTEEEIGEYSGTRKEIRPVTIATYQVLTTRRKGVYPHLELFDSRDWGLIVYDEVHLLPAPVFKFTADLQARRRLGLTATLVREDGRESDVFSLIGPKRFDAPWKEIEAQGYIAPADCVEVRVNLTDSERLAYATAEQEEKYRFCSTTATKRKVAEALVRRFAGQQILVIGQYIDQLDELGAHLDAPVIKGETSNAQREKLFDAFRQGEINVLVVSKVANFSIDLPEATVAIQVSGTFGSRQEEAQRLGRVLRPKSDGHQAHFYSVVARDTIDQDFAAHRQRFLAEQGYAYRIMDADELLTEG, encoded by the coding sequence GTGAATGGTCCCCTCATCGTCCAGTCCGACAAAACGCTGCTCCTGGAAGTCGGCCACGAGCTGGCCGACGAGTGCCGTCGCGTCATCGCGCCGTTCGCCGAACTGGAGCGGGCGCCCGAGCACATCCACACCTACCGGGTGACCCCGCTCGGCCTGTGGAACGCGCGGGCCGCCGGGCACGACGCCGAGCAGGTCGTGGACGCGCTGGTGCAGTACAGCCGTTATCCGGTGCCGCACGCGCTCCTCGTGGACGTCGCCGAGACGATGGACCGCTACGGCCGCCTCACCCTCTCCAAGCACCCGGTCCACGGCCTCGTCCTCACCACCACCGACCGGCCGGTGCTGGAGGAGATCCTGCGGTCGAAGCGGGTCGCCCCGCTCGTCGGCACCCGGATCGATCCGGACACCGTCGCCGTGCACCCCTCCGAGCGCGGGCAGATCAAGCAGACCCTGCTGAGGCTGGGCTGGCCCGCCGAGGACCTCGCCGGATACGTGGACGGCGAGGCCCACCCGATCGAACTGGCCGAGGACGGCTGGGCACTGCGCCCGTACCAGAAGCAGGCGGTGGAGAACTTCTGGCACGGCGGCAGCGGGGTCGTCGTGCTGCCCTGTGGTGCCGGCAAGACGCTGGTCGGGGCCGGGTCCATGGCCCAGGCCAAGTCGACCACCCTCATCCTCGTCACGAACACCGTCTCCGCTCGGCAGTGGAAGCACGAGCTGGTGAAGCGGACTTCGCTGACCGAGGAGGAGATCGGCGAGTACAGCGGGACGCGGAAGGAGATCCGGCCGGTCACCATCGCCACGTACCAGGTGCTGACGACCCGCCGGAAGGGCGTCTACCCGCACCTGGAGCTGTTCGACTCCCGTGACTGGGGTCTCATCGTCTACGACGAGGTGCATCTCCTTCCCGCTCCGGTCTTCAAGTTCACCGCCGATCTGCAGGCGCGCCGGCGGCTGGGGCTGACGGCGACGCTCGTCCGGGAGGACGGGCGGGAGTCGGACGTGTTCTCCCTCATCGGGCCCAAGCGGTTCGACGCGCCCTGGAAGGAGATCGAGGCGCAGGGCTACATCGCGCCCGCCGACTGCGTCGAGGTCCGGGTGAACCTGACCGACTCCGAGCGGCTCGCCTACGCCACCGCCGAGCAGGAGGAGAAGTACCGCTTCTGTTCCACCACCGCGACCAAGCGGAAGGTGGCCGAGGCGCTCGTCCGCCGCTTCGCGGGGCAGCAGATCCTCGTCATCGGCCAGTACATCGACCAGCTCGACGAACTGGGCGCCCACCTGGACGCGCCGGTGATCAAGGGCGAGACCAGCAACGCGCAGCGCGAGAAGCTCTTCGACGCGTTCCGGCAGGGCGAGATCAACGTCCTGGTCGTGTCGAAGGTCGCGAACTTCTCCATCGACCTCCCGGAGGCCACGGTCGCCATCCAGGTCTCCGGCACCTTCGGCTCCCGCCAGGAGGAGGCCCAGCGTCTCGGCCGCGTCCTGCGCCCCAAGTCCGACGGCCACCAGGCCCACTTCTACTCCGTCGTCGCCCGCGACACCATCGACCAGGACTTCGCCGCCCACCGCCAGCGCTTCCTCGCCGAACAGGGCTACGCCTACCGGATCATGGACGCGGACGAGCTGCTGACGGAGGGCTGA
- a CDS encoding HelD family protein: MSAHPDDPATGAVLDPVTPNDPLTRERSHLAASRSALRAMREDVEALDIKDVTANWVNAEVLARQIGERIKSLADLSHTPLFFGRLDYLHSPGADRAEGAEGERFYIGRRHVHDADGDPMVIDWRAPVSQPFYRASKTDPLDVGLRRRFGYTGGDLTAYEDEHLSDPSEAAATSKLLQQEIERPRVGPMRDIVATIQPEQDEIVRSDLAGSLCVQGGPGTGKTAVGLHRVAYLLYAHRERLARTGTLVIGPNRSFLHYIEQVLPALGELEVKQATVDDLVSHVEVRGADEAPAAVVKGDARMAEVLRRAVRSHVTLPTEPVMVVRGSRRWRVPAYELTDIVGELLDRDIRYGAAREALPQRIAHAVLVQMERSGEAPDDRVQDAVARNTAVKAAVKAIWPPVEPAKLVLRLLSDADFLAVHADGILTEDEQKTILWAKPARSVKSVRWSAADAVLIDETTDLVQRTHSLGHVVLDEAQDLSPMQYRAVGRRCTTGSATVLGDLAQGTTPWATRSWEEALTHLGKAEAHVEELTAGFRVPTDVITYASRLLPHIAPGLTPVASVRENPGFFDVRPSTDDSQVVAACEESLRNEGSTGLIAADARVPALAEALTAAGIGYLAPGEETTYETRLTLVPASLAKGLEYDYVVLDEPQAVVDGEPDERTGLRRLYVALTRAVSGLIVTHTAPLPPQLA; the protein is encoded by the coding sequence TTGTCCGCGCACCCCGACGACCCCGCCACCGGCGCCGTCCTCGATCCCGTCACCCCCAACGACCCCCTCACCCGAGAGCGCTCCCACCTCGCCGCCTCCCGTTCCGCTCTCCGCGCCATGCGGGAGGACGTGGAGGCGCTGGACATCAAGGACGTCACCGCGAACTGGGTGAACGCGGAGGTGCTGGCACGCCAGATCGGCGAGCGGATCAAGTCGCTGGCCGATCTGAGCCACACACCGCTCTTCTTCGGCCGTCTCGACTATCTGCACTCTCCCGGCGCCGACCGGGCCGAGGGAGCGGAGGGGGAACGGTTCTACATCGGACGTCGGCATGTGCACGACGCGGACGGCGATCCGATGGTCATCGACTGGCGTGCCCCCGTCTCACAGCCGTTCTACCGGGCCTCCAAGACCGATCCGCTGGACGTCGGACTGCGGCGCCGCTTCGGATACACCGGCGGCGACCTCACCGCGTACGAGGACGAGCACCTCTCCGACCCCTCCGAGGCGGCCGCCACCAGCAAGCTGCTCCAGCAGGAGATCGAGCGCCCGCGCGTCGGCCCGATGCGGGACATCGTGGCGACGATCCAGCCGGAGCAGGACGAGATCGTCCGCTCCGACCTCGCCGGCTCCCTCTGCGTCCAGGGGGGCCCCGGCACCGGCAAGACCGCCGTCGGCCTGCACCGGGTCGCCTACCTCCTCTACGCCCACCGCGAGCGCCTCGCCCGCACCGGCACCCTCGTCATCGGGCCGAACCGCTCGTTCCTCCACTACATCGAGCAGGTCCTCCCCGCGCTCGGCGAGCTGGAGGTCAAGCAGGCGACCGTCGACGACCTCGTCTCCCACGTCGAGGTGCGGGGCGCGGACGAGGCGCCGGCCGCGGTCGTCAAGGGCGACGCCCGGATGGCCGAGGTGCTCCGCCGGGCCGTACGCTCGCACGTCACCCTCCCCACCGAGCCCGTCATGGTCGTCCGGGGTTCACGTCGCTGGCGCGTACCGGCGTACGAGCTGACGGACATCGTGGGGGAGTTGCTGGACCGGGACATCCGCTACGGGGCCGCCCGTGAGGCGCTGCCGCAGCGGATCGCGCACGCGGTGCTGGTGCAGATGGAACGGTCCGGGGAGGCGCCCGACGACCGGGTGCAGGACGCGGTGGCCCGCAACACCGCCGTGAAGGCGGCCGTCAAGGCGATCTGGCCGCCGGTCGAGCCCGCCAAGCTCGTCCTGCGCCTGCTCTCCGACGCGGACTTCCTGGCCGTACACGCGGACGGGATCCTGACCGAGGACGAGCAGAAGACGATCCTGTGGGCGAAGCCCGCGCGGAGCGTGAAGTCGGTCAGATGGTCGGCCGCCGATGCCGTACTCATCGACGAGACCACCGACCTCGTGCAGCGCACGCACTCCCTCGGCCATGTCGTCCTCGACGAGGCGCAGGACCTGTCGCCCATGCAGTACCGGGCGGTCGGACGCCGCTGCACCACCGGTTCCGCGACCGTTCTCGGCGACCTCGCGCAGGGCACGACGCCCTGGGCGACGCGGAGTTGGGAGGAGGCGCTGACCCATCTCGGGAAGGCGGAGGCGCATGTGGAGGAGCTGACGGCCGGTTTCCGCGTGCCGACCGACGTGATCACGTACGCCTCCCGGCTCCTCCCCCACATCGCGCCGGGTCTGACACCGGTCGCCTCGGTCCGTGAGAACCCGGGCTTCTTCGACGTACGGCCGAGCACGGACGACTCCCAGGTCGTCGCCGCCTGCGAGGAGTCGCTCCGCAACGAGGGTTCGACCGGGCTCATCGCCGCCGACGCCCGGGTCCCCGCGCTCGCCGAGGCGCTCACAGCGGCGGGCATCGGCTATCTGGCGCCGGGTGAGGAGACGACGTACGAGACCCGCCTCACCCTCGTACCGGCCTCGCTCGCCAAGGGCCTCGAATACGACTACGTCGTCCTGGACGAACCACAGGCGGTCGTCGACGGCGAACCGGACGAACGGACGGGCCTGCGCCGCCTGTACGTGGCCCTCACGCGCGCGGTGTCGGGCCTGATCGTGACGCATACGGCCCCGCTGCCGCCGCAGCTGGCCTAG
- a CDS encoding CPCC family cysteine-rich protein, with product MTAEGGPGPLPCPCCFQPTLEKRAYFEICPECGWEDDGQDDADAHVVRGGPNGLLSLAQARSDYAESLSEEEDDDSMTRGGEGMWLAEARRQLGALPGGPDDLI from the coding sequence TTGACGGCCGAGGGCGGTCCGGGCCCGCTGCCGTGTCCCTGCTGCTTCCAGCCCACCCTGGAGAAGCGTGCCTACTTCGAGATCTGCCCGGAGTGCGGCTGGGAGGACGACGGTCAGGACGACGCCGACGCACATGTCGTCCGGGGCGGCCCCAACGGCCTGCTCAGCCTGGCCCAGGCCCGGTCGGACTACGCGGAATCGCTGTCCGAGGAGGAGGACGACGACTCCATGACACGCGGCGGCGAGGGAATGTGGCTGGCGGAAGCACGACGTCAGCTGGGCGCCCTGCCCGGAGGACCGGACGACCTGATCTAG